The Triticum urartu cultivar G1812 chromosome 6, Tu2.1, whole genome shotgun sequence genome includes the window NNNNNNNNNNNNNNNNNNNNNNNNNNNNNNNNNNNNNNNNNNNNNNNNNNNNNNNNNNNNNNNNNNNNNNNNNNNNNNNNNNNNNNNNNNNNNNNNNNNNNNNNNNNNNNNNNNNNNNNNNNNNNNNNNNNNNNNNNNNNNNNNNNNNNNNNNNNNNNNNNNNNNNNNNNNNNNNNNNNNNNNNNNNNNNNNNNNNNNNNNNNNNNNNNNNNNNNNNNNNNNNNNNNNNNNNNNNNNNNNNNNNNNNNNNNNNNNNNNNNNNNNNNNNNNNNNNNNNNNNNNNNNNNNNNNNNNNNNNNNNNNNNNNNNNNNNNNNNNNNNNNNNNNNNNNNNNNNNNNNNNNNNNNNNNNNNNNNNNNNNNNNNNNNNNNNNNNNNNNNNNNNNNNNNNNNNNNNNNNNNNNNNNNNNNNNNNNNNNNNNNNNNNNNNNNNNNNNNNNNNNNNNNNNNNNNNNNNNNNNNNNNNNNNNNNNNNNNNNNNNNNNNNNNNNNNNNNNNNNNNNNNNNNNNNNNNNNNNNNNNNNNNNNNNNNNNNNNNNNNNNNNNNNNNNNNNNNNNNNNNNNNNNNNNNNNNNNNNNNNNNNNNNNNNNNNNNNNNNNNNNNNNNNNNNNNNNNNNNNNNNNNNNNNNNNNNNNNNNNNNNNNNNNNNNNNNNNNNNNNNNNNNNNNNNNNNNNNNNNNNNNNNNNNNNNNNNNNNNNNNNNNNNNNNNNNNNNNNNNNNNNNNNNNNNNNNNNNNNNNNNNNNNNNNNNNNNNNNNNNNNNNNNNNNNNNNNNNNNNNNCTGCCCCGGGAAAGAATCGGCGAGCTCCAAGAATCTCGTAGGCGTACCGTAGTTGCCCTCGCGGCTGTACTCCGGCCAGTCATGGTCCAAGAATCCATTGCCGAAGCTGTCAGCCTCCCTCTGGGGTCCCGAAGGCGGGGACACGCGCCATGGCTCGAATCTTGGCCGAGGGCCGTAGGGCTCCTCGCGGCTGTAATCGATGTAGCGCCGGAGACGAAGGGGACTAGGGGAGGCGAGGGTGGCCGCTCCAAGAAGGCCGCAGGAGGAGAAGGCGCGCCTGTCCAGGAGGGCGCGAAGTCCCGAGGGGGTGAGCGCCAGAGATGGCGGTTTCTGTAGTTGGCCGGCGATGCCTGGCGTTCCCTCTTGCGTGGTGGTGATCGGCCTAAGCGCCGACGAGGATCCATTTGCTTGTGGTGGCTGGCGGGTTCTTGGGAAAGTGTGGAAGAGGACTTGAGATTGGCTGATCAGAAAATTAGCCGTGGCAGGAGGGGCTATTTGAAGCGCCCTCGTAGGAA containing:
- the LOC125516972 gene encoding uncharacterized protein LOC125516972, whose amino-acid sequence is MPASCSSSSPRRQALACGCAPPPAAGRNIGEVFSQSMHMPRISPSGRRMTVSDELRFLLGNQASEFIPAVIKANQGFSASRSQSRSRMYARYIVVLQKKKKEKKKTQPQILTAREARVPTRALQIAPPATANFLISQSQVLFHTFPRTRQPPQANGSSSALRPITTTQEGTPGIAGQLQKPPSLALTPSGLRALLDRRAFSSCGLLGAATLASPSPLRLRRYIDYSREEPYGPRPRFEPWRVSPPSGPQREADSFGNGFLDHDWPEYSREGNYGTPTRFLELADSFPGFVSQWARIFVMAFDDPQV